The Phaeocystidibacter marisrubri DNA segment CATTCCAATGCCGTTCAAATCGCCACAAGAAATACCTACGCGAATGTGATTGTCGGATTGACTCATGCTCTATTCTTTAGATAGTCAAACAAGATACGAACTCCAACTCCGGTACCTCCTTTGGTTCTGTATGCGTCGGGTTTTGACAAGAATGCTGGACCTGCAATATCAAAGTGTACGTACGGGTAGTCTGTGAAGTGCGCCAGGAATTTTCCTGCGGTAATCGCTCCACCTTCTGGACCTCCAATGTTCTTCAAATCTGCAATGTCACTCTTGAGCATATCGTTGTATTCATCCCAAAAAGGGAAGATAGCCAGTCGCTCGTGAACTTCATTTCCACTGTCGGTGAGTCCGTCGAATACTTTTTTATCCGCTGTACCCATGGCAATAATTCCCTGTGAACCAATTGCACGAGCAGCCGCGCCCGTCAAAGTGGCCAAATCAATCACCAAGCTCGGGTTAAATTTTTTGGCATAATGCAAGGCGTCTGCAAGGATCAATCGACCTTCTGCATCGGTATTGAGGACCTCAACGGTGGTTCCGTCATACATGGTGATCACATCCCCAGGGGTGATCGCATTTCCACCCGGACGGTTGTCGGTAGATGGAACGAGTCCAACCACGTGAACATCGAGCTTCGCTTTGGCTACTGCTACCAAGGTTCCTATGACTGCGGCAGCGCCCCCCATGTCACTTTTCATCGTATCCATGGCACTTGACGGCTTCAGGCTAAGTCCACCTGTATCGTAAGTCACTCCTTTCCCAACCAAAACGATAGGTTTAGAGTTGCGTGCTTTCTCCGGCTTGTATTCTAAAATGCTAAAAGTTGGAGGATCAATACTCCCCTTGTTCACACCGAGAAGTCCTCCCATTTTGAGCGCTTCAATTTTCTTTTTGTTGAAAATCTCCACTCGGAATCCGCACTCTTCTCCTAATTGCTTAGCCGTGTATGCCAGTTTTTCAGCATTGAGTTGAAGAACAGGAGTATTAACAAGAGTTCGAGCAATGGTGGTTGCACTCACTCGTACATCGAGTTCTGAAAAATCAGATTCGCTCAATCCAGGCACATGAATATCAACCAAAGCATTCTTTACGGATTCTGGCGCACTGAAAAGTTCTGTGTATTTATAATTCGCCAATGCGCAGCCCTCAGCCAAATCTGAAACAAATTCACCTTCAATAGAAACGCTCTTCTCTTTGGATGAATTCAAGATTCCAGCTAAGGTTGCACCTGCCCGGCGAACGGCTTCGCGCTGAGCGGGGCCTGTGAGCTTCGCATCGAGAATAAGGCCATAGTGCATCACACCTGAAACAGGAAGAGCAACCCACCCTTTTAGCGACTTATTCGTATGGGCTTGAATGAAGGACTCAACGGACGAGCCAAATCGGTTGATTAACTCTTTAGAAGTCGATGCTGCAAAGGCAACAGGAGAATCTGCCGCAGCAGAGGT contains these protein-coding regions:
- a CDS encoding leucyl aminopeptidase family protein → MTLHHTSAAADSPVAFAASTSKELINRFGSSVESFIQAHTNKSLKGWVALPVSGVMHYGLILDAKLTGPAQREAVRRAGATLAGILNSSKEKSVSIEGEFVSDLAEGCALANYKYTELFSAPESVKNALVDIHVPGLSESDFSELDVRVSATTIARTLVNTPVLQLNAEKLAYTAKQLGEECGFRVEIFNKKKIEALKMGGLLGVNKGSIDPPTFSILEYKPEKARNSKPIVLVGKGVTYDTGGLSLKPSSAMDTMKSDMGGAAAVIGTLVAVAKAKLDVHVVGLVPSTDNRPGGNAITPGDVITMYDGTTVEVLNTDAEGRLILADALHYAKKFNPSLVIDLATLTGAAARAIGSQGIIAMGTADKKVFDGLTDSGNEVHERLAIFPFWDEYNDMLKSDIADLKNIGGPEGGAITAGKFLAHFTDYPYVHFDIAGPAFLSKPDAYRTKGGTGVGVRILFDYLKNRA